A genomic region of Mesobacillus jeotgali contains the following coding sequences:
- a CDS encoding SDR family oxidoreductase, which yields MSNENKKQGFPPQHQDHQPGTEPEMNPEPKSVDENYKGSGKLTGKVALITGGDSGIGKSVAIYYAKEGADVAIVYLEESNDAQTTKELVEAEGSKCLLLAGDIGSEHFCEEVKKKTLDEFGKIDILVNNAAEQHPQKSLLDISADQLEKTFRTNVFSIFHLTKAVLPHLKKGGTIINTSSITAYKGHEKLLDYSSTKGAIVSFTRSLAMSLASDGIRVNSVAPGPIWTPLIPSTFTAEEVAKFGTNAPMGRAGQPYELAPAYVYLASDDSTYVNGQTIHVNGGTIVNG from the coding sequence ATGTCTAATGAAAATAAAAAACAGGGCTTCCCGCCGCAGCACCAGGACCATCAACCTGGCACCGAGCCGGAAATGAATCCTGAGCCCAAGTCAGTCGATGAAAATTATAAAGGATCTGGGAAATTAACTGGTAAAGTTGCACTGATTACAGGAGGAGACAGCGGCATCGGCAAATCGGTTGCCATCTATTATGCGAAAGAAGGCGCAGATGTAGCGATAGTCTATCTTGAGGAAAGCAATGATGCGCAAACGACAAAAGAGCTCGTTGAAGCTGAGGGCAGTAAATGCTTGCTCCTTGCTGGTGATATCGGCAGTGAGCATTTCTGTGAGGAAGTGAAGAAGAAAACTCTTGATGAGTTCGGGAAAATTGATATTCTGGTCAATAACGCAGCTGAGCAGCATCCGCAAAAAAGCCTGCTCGATATCTCTGCGGACCAGCTGGAGAAGACGTTCCGCACGAATGTATTCTCAATCTTTCATCTGACAAAGGCGGTTCTGCCTCATTTAAAAAAAGGCGGCACGATCATCAATACCTCTTCCATAACAGCCTATAAAGGTCATGAAAAGCTGCTCGACTACTCTTCTACAAAGGGAGCCATTGTATCATTTACACGTTCTCTTGCCATGTCCCTTGCGTCAGATGGGATTCGTGTCAATAGCGTAGCTCCTGGCCCTATCTGGACTCCGCTCATTCCTTCCACCTTTACGGCTGAGGAAGTCGCGAAGTTCGGAACGAATGCTCCAATGGGACGAGCCGGACAGCCTTATGAATTGGCACCAGCATACGTCTATCTTGCCAGTGACGACTCTACTTATGTAAACGGACAGACAATACACGTAAATGGTGGCACTATCGTAAATGGCTAA
- a CDS encoding carbohydrate ABC transporter permease gives MKEKSYQTNHRRIATALSIIPGLGQLYNKQYLKGIAFLVLTGAFFGVFSDLLNMGLWGLFTLGEQTPRDHSIFLMVEGILALIVLLFGIGFYLFNLNDAYKTGLKRDMGERLSTVKEQYNNLIDNGFPYLIMSPGFLLLIFVVVFPIIFVVLLAFTNYDLYHSPPAKLVDWVGLKNFFDLFQLESWRQTFFSVLSWTIIWTFVATTFQVALGMFLAILVNQKDVKGKAIIRTVFILPWAVPAFVSILVFAGMFNESFGAINRDILGLFGIDPIPWMTEAMYTKIALILIQTWLGFPFIFAMTTGVLQSIPEELYEAATVDGATNFQKFKNITLPLVLFATAPILITQYTFNFNNFNIIYLFNGGGPAVVGANAGGTDILISWIYSLTMTSAQYSKAAAITMLLSLIVISVALWQFKRTKSFQEEDMM, from the coding sequence ATGAAAGAGAAGTCCTATCAAACCAACCACCGTAGAATAGCAACAGCCCTTTCGATTATTCCTGGGCTAGGACAGCTATACAACAAACAATATTTAAAAGGGATCGCATTTTTAGTTTTAACTGGTGCATTCTTCGGAGTATTCTCAGACCTGCTCAATATGGGTCTATGGGGACTGTTTACACTGGGAGAGCAAACGCCTCGGGACCATTCCATCTTCCTGATGGTAGAAGGCATCCTGGCACTGATCGTCCTGCTATTTGGAATCGGTTTCTATTTATTCAATTTAAATGATGCATATAAGACAGGCTTAAAAAGAGACATGGGAGAGCGTCTTAGTACTGTTAAGGAGCAATATAATAACCTGATAGATAATGGATTCCCGTATTTGATCATGTCACCGGGATTCCTGCTTCTAATATTCGTTGTTGTTTTTCCAATTATTTTCGTAGTCTTGCTCGCATTCACAAACTATGATTTATACCACTCACCGCCTGCAAAGCTGGTTGACTGGGTCGGACTGAAAAACTTCTTCGATCTTTTCCAACTGGAATCATGGCGTCAAACATTCTTCTCGGTACTATCCTGGACAATCATCTGGACATTCGTGGCTACGACATTCCAGGTTGCATTGGGCATGTTCCTGGCGATTCTTGTCAACCAGAAGGATGTAAAGGGCAAAGCCATCATCCGTACTGTATTCATTCTTCCATGGGCTGTACCAGCATTCGTTTCAATCCTTGTATTTGCTGGTATGTTCAATGAATCATTCGGTGCCATCAACCGTGACATCCTTGGTCTGTTTGGAATTGACCCGATCCCATGGATGACTGAAGCAATGTATACGAAAATCGCCTTGATCTTGATTCAGACGTGGCTCGGATTCCCTTTCATTTTCGCTATGACAACCGGGGTACTTCAGTCCATTCCGGAAGAATTATACGAAGCTGCAACAGTAGACGGTGCAACGAACTTCCAGAAGTTCAAAAATATCACCTTGCCGTTGGTGCTTTTTGCAACAGCGCCGATTTTAATAACTCAGTATACGTTTAACTTTAATAACTTTAATATCATTTATCTTTTTAACGGCGGTGGACCTGCAGTGGTAGGTGCCAATGCAGGAGGTACAGATATCCTGATTTCGTGGATTTACAGCCTCACGATGACATCTGCACAATATTCCAAAGCTGCTGCCATTACCATGCTGCTGTCATTGATTGTTATCAGTGTAGCTTTATGGCAGTTCAAAAGAACGAAATCATTCCAAGAAGAGGATATGATGTAA
- a CDS encoding LacI family DNA-binding transcriptional regulator, which produces MIYNRDKDFFWQKGGELMAVTIKDVAKVANVAPSTVSRVIANSPRISEKTKERVREVMDQLGYHPNFIARSLASQSTRAIGLVMPSSTDVVFQNPFFPTVLTGLSEGAHSKQYALHMTTGKTEDEIFDGVVAMVQGGRVDGVVLLYSKVEDRVIAYLKERKFPFVVIGKPFKDDENTSYVDNDNFKAGKEVTEHLIQLGHDKIAFIGGNLDLVVTVERLLGYEKALRNSGIHLEDKYIVNDEFLRESGQDAVEVLLSLDQPPTAMVVADDLMALGVLNKLDEMGIAVPQDVSIVSFNNVLIAEMARPPLTSVDINIFDLGYQAAKSLIQIIENPNEPIKRIIVPFKIVTRYSCGHPKDYKEVLV; this is translated from the coding sequence ATCATTTATAATAGAGATAAGGATTTTTTCTGGCAAAAGGGAGGGGAACTTATGGCTGTCACAATAAAAGATGTTGCGAAGGTAGCTAACGTCGCGCCTTCAACTGTCTCGCGTGTAATCGCCAATAGTCCGAGGATCAGCGAAAAAACGAAGGAGAGAGTCAGAGAGGTTATGGACCAGCTTGGGTATCACCCAAACTTCATCGCCAGAAGCCTAGCTAGCCAATCTACCCGGGCAATCGGCCTGGTAATGCCGAGCTCTACAGATGTCGTCTTCCAGAACCCGTTCTTTCCAACTGTCTTGACAGGTTTGAGCGAAGGTGCGCATTCAAAGCAATACGCCCTTCACATGACCACTGGAAAAACAGAGGATGAAATCTTCGACGGTGTGGTCGCAATGGTTCAGGGCGGAAGAGTAGATGGTGTAGTTCTTTTGTATTCAAAGGTGGAAGACAGGGTCATTGCTTATTTGAAGGAAAGAAAATTTCCGTTTGTCGTAATAGGCAAACCTTTTAAAGATGATGAAAATACCAGTTATGTCGATAATGATAATTTTAAAGCGGGCAAAGAAGTGACCGAGCATCTAATCCAGCTTGGTCATGACAAGATTGCTTTCATTGGAGGAAATCTGGATCTAGTCGTGACGGTTGAACGTCTGCTTGGCTATGAAAAGGCTCTGAGAAACTCTGGAATACATCTTGAAGATAAGTACATCGTAAATGACGAATTCCTCCGCGAAAGCGGCCAGGATGCTGTTGAGGTATTGCTTTCATTGGATCAGCCTCCTACAGCAATGGTAGTTGCCGATGACTTGATGGCACTAGGTGTGTTGAATAAGCTGGATGAAATGGGAATTGCAGTACCACAAGATGTTTCCATCGTCAGCTTTAACAATGTACTGATAGCCGAGATGGCCAGACCGCCTTTAACCTCTGTAGATATTAACATTTTCGACCTGGGATACCAGGCTGCGAAAAGTTTGATTCAAATTATTGAGAATCCAAACGAGCCAATTAAACGGATCATCGTTCCGTTTAAAATCGTTACACGATATTCTTGCGGACATCCTAAGGATTATAAAGAAGTACTAGTGTAA
- a CDS encoding sugar ABC transporter permease, which produces MSIKRQKYIRLTLTYLVILAMFAIIIYPLVWIVGSSFNPGQSLSGSSIIPKNATLSHYKELFDLDQSNYLYWYWNSLKVSVLTMVFTVILVSLTAYSFSRYRFIGRKNSLMTFLILQMIPNFAALIAIFILALLTGLLDTHLGLILVYVGGAIPMNTWLMKGYLDTIPKELDESAKMDGAGHLRIFFQIVMPLATPIIAVIALFSFIAPFGDFILATVLLRTESKYTLAVGLYDLVAKQFGAEFTTFAAGAVLIAVPISILFLSFQKYFVSGLTAGGTKG; this is translated from the coding sequence ATGAGTATCAAACGACAGAAATATATCAGATTGACATTAACATACCTTGTGATTTTGGCTATGTTTGCGATCATTATCTATCCGCTCGTCTGGATTGTAGGGTCATCATTCAATCCAGGGCAGAGCTTGTCCGGGTCAAGCATCATCCCAAAAAATGCGACACTTTCCCACTATAAGGAGCTCTTCGACCTTGACCAAAGCAACTATTTATATTGGTATTGGAATTCATTGAAGGTAAGTGTGCTGACTATGGTGTTCACAGTCATCCTTGTCAGCCTTACAGCCTATTCATTTTCACGCTATCGTTTCATCGGACGTAAAAACAGCTTGATGACATTCCTGATCCTGCAGATGATTCCAAACTTTGCAGCCTTGATCGCGATTTTCATCCTTGCATTATTGACTGGCTTGCTCGATACACATTTAGGCTTGATTCTTGTTTACGTCGGAGGAGCAATCCCGATGAATACATGGCTCATGAAGGGCTATCTTGATACGATTCCAAAAGAGCTTGACGAATCAGCGAAAATGGATGGTGCTGGGCACTTGCGAATTTTCTTCCAGATTGTTATGCCACTTGCCACACCAATCATTGCGGTAATCGCATTGTTCTCTTTCATTGCGCCTTTTGGAGATTTTATTTTAGCGACTGTACTGCTCAGGACAGAAAGTAAATATACACTTGCTGTAGGATTATATGATTTGGTCGCAAAACAATTCGGTGCAGAATTCACCACATTCGCTGCAGGTGCAGTATTGATCGCGGTACCGATTTCCATCCTATTCCTGTCATTCCAAAAATACTTTGTTTCTGGTTTGACGGCAGGAGGAACAAAAGGATAA
- a CDS encoding CoA-disulfide reductase, whose product MGKKIVIVGGVAGGATTATKLRRLDEQAEIVLFERGEFISFANCGLPYHISGVIEDRKKLLLQTVEGMNARYNLDIRNFSEVTAINREEKTVSIKHVQTGEEYTESYDVLVLSPGAKPIVPPIEGLKSANVFTLRNIPDMDKIKAYLEDNKPKNAVVIGGGFIGLEMAENLVHAGVNVTLVEKLPQVMGPVDPEMAAIVEDELRMNGVELILGDGITDVQENGTKVVLESGKVLDSELIILSIGVRPENKLAADSGLELGERGGIKVNEYLQTSDEAIYAMGDAIEVIDYINGQPTMIPLAWPANRQAHIVGHHINGRNIAYPGTLGTSIVKVFELTAATTGNSEKLLRRLGIPYEVVHIHPLSHAGYYPGAEQISLKVIFDRETGKIFGAQAIGKDGVDKRIDVIATAIKGGLSVYDLQELELAYAPPFSSAKDPVNMAGYVASNIVDGTIETVQHYEVDELLKDGAFMIDVRTEKEHADGKIEGSKNIPLDDLRNRLDELPKDETILITCQVGLRGYLASRILQQNGFKVKNLTGGYKTYSIFKNKLH is encoded by the coding sequence ATGGGTAAAAAAATCGTAATCGTTGGCGGCGTAGCAGGTGGAGCAACTACTGCAACTAAATTGAGAAGACTGGATGAACAGGCAGAGATCGTTCTTTTTGAAAGAGGAGAATTCATTTCTTTCGCAAACTGCGGACTGCCTTACCATATCAGCGGTGTTATCGAGGATCGTAAAAAGTTACTTCTTCAAACTGTTGAAGGCATGAATGCACGATACAACTTGGATATCCGCAATTTCTCTGAGGTGACTGCAATCAACCGTGAAGAGAAAACTGTTTCTATAAAACATGTCCAAACTGGTGAAGAATACACAGAAAGCTATGACGTACTAGTGTTATCACCAGGAGCGAAGCCAATCGTTCCTCCTATTGAAGGCTTGAAGAGCGCAAATGTATTTACGCTTAGAAATATTCCGGATATGGATAAAATCAAAGCATACCTTGAAGACAACAAACCAAAGAATGCTGTCGTAATCGGCGGAGGCTTCATTGGCCTTGAAATGGCTGAAAACCTTGTCCACGCTGGAGTCAATGTTACCCTAGTTGAAAAACTGCCACAGGTAATGGGTCCAGTCGACCCGGAAATGGCAGCAATCGTTGAGGATGAGCTAAGAATGAATGGCGTTGAGCTAATCCTGGGAGATGGAATCACTGACGTTCAGGAAAATGGCACAAAAGTTGTTCTTGAAAGCGGCAAGGTCCTTGATTCAGAATTGATTATCCTGTCAATCGGTGTCCGCCCAGAAAACAAGCTTGCAGCTGACTCTGGCCTTGAGCTTGGAGAACGCGGCGGTATCAAGGTAAATGAATACCTTCAGACATCTGATGAAGCCATTTATGCAATGGGTGACGCCATCGAGGTTATTGACTATATCAATGGTCAGCCTACCATGATTCCGCTAGCATGGCCTGCAAACCGCCAGGCTCACATTGTCGGACATCATATCAATGGCCGTAACATCGCATATCCAGGTACATTAGGCACTTCAATCGTTAAAGTTTTCGAATTGACTGCTGCAACGACTGGTAACAGTGAAAAGCTATTGCGCAGACTGGGCATTCCATATGAAGTAGTTCATATTCACCCACTTTCTCACGCTGGTTACTATCCTGGGGCAGAGCAAATTTCACTTAAAGTCATTTTCGACAGAGAGACTGGCAAAATCTTCGGTGCACAGGCAATCGGTAAAGACGGAGTTGACAAACGCATTGACGTCATCGCAACTGCTATCAAGGGCGGATTGAGCGTCTATGACCTTCAGGAGCTTGAGCTAGCATATGCACCACCATTCTCTTCTGCAAAAGATCCAGTGAACATGGCTGGTTATGTAGCTTCCAATATTGTTGACGGTACAATCGAAACTGTCCAGCACTATGAAGTTGACGAATTGCTCAAGGACGGCGCGTTCATGATTGACGTCCGTACTGAGAAAGAACATGCAGATGGCAAAATTGAAGGCTCAAAAAACATTCCGCTTGATGACTTGCGCAATCGTCTTGACGAGCTTCCAAAAGATGAAACCATTTTGATCACTTGCCAGGTTGGTTTGAGAGGTTATCTGGCTTCCCGTATCCTTCAACAAAATGGATTCAAGGTCAAGAATCTTACTGGCGGCTACAAGACATATTCAATCTTTAAAAATAAACTTCACTAA
- a CDS encoding sugar ABC transporter substrate-binding protein has translation MKKALSIFMMLVLMIGALAACGPKEEDTGSKDNGEKTEDASKPEKLVVWEDKDKSGWLEKVAADFEKEHGVKIEFKEVEMATKMKEQLRLDGPAGTGPDIITLPHDQIGELAVQGHIAELNVSDDVKSTFSESSISAQTFDGKLYGLPKSAETPVFIYNKALMTEVPATMEDLYEFAKANTKDGKYGFLALWDNFYFAHAPIGGNGGYVFGEKDGALNPQDLGLNNEGAVKGTEYIQKWYAEKLFPNGIIGENGGPAMDGLFNEGKVASVMNGPWAFGGMKDAGIDFGVAPFPKFADGTPMKTFMGVKGWHVSSYSKNQEWATKFLEFITNDENAKYRFEQTAEVPTNVALVDDPAIAENEGAKAVALQTQDAVPMPNIPEMGEVWAPMASALQTVVTGKAEPKAALDSAVKQIQQNIEQNHSK, from the coding sequence CCTAAAGAAGAAGACACAGGTTCAAAAGACAACGGCGAAAAAACAGAAGACGCTTCTAAACCAGAGAAGTTAGTAGTTTGGGAAGACAAAGATAAGTCTGGCTGGCTTGAAAAAGTAGCAGCAGACTTCGAAAAAGAACACGGTGTAAAAATCGAGTTCAAAGAAGTAGAAATGGCTACAAAAATGAAAGAGCAATTACGTCTTGACGGTCCTGCTGGAACTGGCCCAGACATCATCACTCTTCCACATGACCAAATCGGTGAGCTTGCAGTTCAGGGACATATCGCTGAACTTAATGTAAGCGACGACGTGAAAAGCACTTTCTCTGAGTCTTCAATCTCAGCGCAAACTTTCGATGGTAAATTATACGGACTTCCAAAGTCTGCTGAAACTCCAGTATTCATCTACAACAAAGCTCTTATGACTGAAGTTCCTGCTACAATGGAAGACCTTTATGAATTCGCAAAAGCTAACACTAAAGACGGCAAATATGGTTTCCTTGCACTTTGGGATAACTTCTACTTTGCACACGCACCAATCGGCGGTAACGGCGGATATGTTTTCGGGGAAAAAGACGGCGCTCTTAACCCTCAAGATCTTGGCTTGAACAACGAAGGTGCTGTAAAAGGTACTGAGTACATCCAGAAGTGGTACGCTGAAAAACTATTCCCTAACGGAATCATCGGTGAAAACGGCGGACCTGCTATGGACGGTCTATTTAACGAAGGTAAAGTAGCTTCTGTCATGAACGGACCATGGGCATTCGGCGGAATGAAAGATGCTGGCATCGATTTCGGTGTTGCTCCATTCCCTAAATTCGCTGACGGCACTCCAATGAAGACTTTCATGGGTGTTAAAGGCTGGCACGTATCTTCTTACTCTAAGAACCAGGAATGGGCTACAAAGTTCCTTGAGTTCATCACTAACGACGAAAACGCTAAGTACCGTTTCGAGCAAACGGCTGAAGTACCAACTAACGTGGCTTTAGTTGACGACCCAGCAATCGCTGAAAACGAAGGCGCTAAAGCTGTTGCACTTCAGACTCAAGACGCAGTTCCAATGCCAAACATCCCAGAAATGGGCGAAGTTTGGGCACCAATGGCTAGCGCATTGCAAACGGTTGTAACAGGCAAAGCAGAGCCAAAAGCAGCTCTTGATTCAGCTGTAAAACAAATTCAGCAAAACATTGAACAAAACCACTCTAAATAA
- a CDS encoding DUF3941 domain-containing protein — MPHTSDNDKKAKDNNALRHEKNMMREKNRKAGKNQYSKKTDHV; from the coding sequence ATGCCACATACATCTGATAACGATAAAAAAGCAAAGGACAACAATGCCCTTCGCCATGAAAAAAATATGATGCGCGAAAAGAACCGCAAAGCAGGCAAGAACCAATACTCCAAAAAAACTGACCATGTATAA
- a CDS encoding YajQ family cyclic di-GMP-binding protein — MSKESSFDIVSKVEMSEVTNAISIAMKEIQNRYDFKGSKSDISLDKEELVLISDDEFKLDQLKDVLFSKMIKRGIPIKNLDYGKVERASGGTVRQKAKLVQGIDKENAKKINTLIKNSGLKVKSQVQDDQVRVTGKNRDDLQKIIAAVKEADLTVDVQFVNYR; from the coding sequence ATGTCTAAAGAGAGCTCATTTGATATTGTATCCAAAGTTGAAATGTCTGAAGTCACAAATGCAATCAGCATCGCAATGAAAGAGATCCAGAACCGTTACGATTTTAAGGGCAGCAAAAGTGATATTTCACTTGATAAAGAAGAACTTGTCCTAATTTCCGATGATGAATTTAAGCTTGACCAGTTGAAGGATGTTCTATTCAGCAAGATGATCAAACGCGGCATTCCAATAAAGAACCTGGACTACGGGAAAGTTGAACGAGCTTCAGGTGGAACGGTTCGACAAAAAGCCAAGCTCGTACAGGGAATCGACAAAGAGAACGCAAAGAAGATTAATACACTTATAAAGAACAGCGGCCTGAAGGTCAAGAGCCAGGTCCAGGATGACCAGGTACGCGTCACAGGCAAGAACCGTGATGATCTTCAAAAAATCATTGCTGCTGTAAAAGAAGCAGATCTTACAGTAGATGTGCAATTTGTGAATTATCGTTAA
- a CDS encoding alpha-amylase family glycosyl hydrolase: MKKILIFILIPFLLFNALPAGAVENEERKWQDETIYFLMVDRFNNGDNSNDFDVDANDPKAYHGGDFQGVIDQLDYIKDLGFTAIWLTPVFDNVDKGYHGYWIKDFYNTEEHFGSVDKFKELVKEAHDRDIKIILDFVVNHVAPEHEWVNDPGKKDWFHEKQDIFDWNDQEQLENNWLFGLPDLAQENQETRKYLLDAAKWWIEETNIDGYRLDTVRHVPVDFWVDFSKEVKSVKDDFYLIGEVWSEDPNYIAEYDKAGIDGFVDFPLNEQLRTAFEKPDQTLDWLLTTAKRNKAIYENPELMGNFIDNHDMVRFTRKAVQNRHHPGTRWKMALTYMYTAPGIPIVYYGSEIALDGGEDPDNRRQMSFRADKELIDYITKIGELRNDLPSLRRGDLEVLYEKKGMAVFKRTYENETSVIAINNTSNTQNVTLTADQLEDDKELRGLLADDLVRSKDGEYNLALEREKAEIYVLAEKTGLNIPYLVTMGAVYAAFFGFIFLLFKRRKRSKE; encoded by the coding sequence ATGAAAAAAATTCTCATCTTCATCTTGATTCCGTTTCTTCTTTTTAACGCCCTCCCGGCAGGCGCGGTTGAAAATGAAGAACGCAAATGGCAGGATGAAACAATTTATTTTTTAATGGTTGACCGTTTCAACAACGGTGACAATAGCAATGATTTCGATGTGGATGCAAATGATCCTAAAGCCTATCATGGGGGCGACTTCCAGGGTGTCATCGACCAGCTGGATTATATTAAGGATTTGGGATTTACCGCAATCTGGCTGACACCTGTATTCGATAATGTCGATAAAGGCTACCATGGGTATTGGATCAAGGACTTCTATAATACAGAAGAGCATTTTGGAAGCGTTGACAAGTTCAAAGAGCTGGTAAAAGAGGCACATGATCGTGACATCAAGATCATTCTTGATTTTGTTGTCAACCATGTCGCTCCAGAACATGAATGGGTAAATGATCCAGGCAAGAAAGACTGGTTCCATGAAAAGCAAGATATCTTTGACTGGAATGACCAGGAACAACTGGAGAATAACTGGCTTTTTGGTCTTCCCGATTTAGCTCAGGAGAATCAGGAGACAAGAAAATATTTATTGGACGCCGCTAAATGGTGGATAGAAGAAACGAATATTGACGGCTACAGGCTGGATACTGTCCGCCATGTACCTGTTGATTTTTGGGTCGATTTTTCAAAAGAAGTGAAAAGTGTCAAGGATGACTTTTATCTGATTGGCGAGGTGTGGTCTGAGGATCCAAATTATATTGCTGAATATGATAAAGCGGGAATCGATGGCTTTGTTGATTTTCCACTGAATGAGCAGCTGCGCACTGCATTCGAAAAACCAGATCAAACTTTGGACTGGCTTTTAACGACAGCGAAAAGAAATAAAGCGATATACGAAAACCCTGAGTTGATGGGGAATTTTATCGACAACCATGATATGGTCAGGTTTACAAGGAAAGCCGTCCAGAACAGACATCATCCAGGAACGAGATGGAAGATGGCGCTAACTTATATGTATACTGCACCGGGAATTCCGATTGTCTATTATGGAAGTGAAATCGCTCTTGACGGCGGTGAAGATCCGGATAACCGCAGGCAGATGAGCTTCAGAGCAGATAAAGAATTAATTGATTACATCACGAAAATTGGTGAGCTGCGCAATGACCTTCCTTCATTAAGGAGAGGCGATTTGGAAGTCCTTTACGAAAAGAAGGGCATGGCCGTTTTCAAGAGAACCTATGAAAACGAAACTTCCGTCATTGCAATCAATAACACCTCAAATACCCAAAATGTCACATTGACAGCGGATCAGCTGGAAGATGATAAAGAGCTGAGAGGCTTGCTTGCAGATGACCTTGTCAGAAGCAAGGATGGAGAGTATAACCTTGCATTGGAACGTGAAAAAGCAGAGATTTATGTGCTAGCCGAAAAAACAGGATTGAATATTCCTTATTTAGTGACAATGGGTGCTGTATACGCAGCGTTCTTCGGCTTCATTTTCCTCCTTTTCAAGAGAAGGAAGCGAAGCAAGGAATAA
- a CDS encoding CvfB family protein gives MSLNEYTGQTLELTVARIVDFGYFLTDGEEDVLLHSNDTDRTFEEGDKVEVFLFVESRGRLAATTTIPKVQVGHYEWVPVVDVKEGIGIFLDIGISKDVLLGEEDLPVVKSVWPQEGDLLYITLRVNRNNMIYARMATDPVIQEISVKATRSDFNKNVHGYIYRTARVGSWMITAEGFKGFIHESQRRTEPRIGQKVEGRIIDVKPDGSVNISLLPRKQEALDEDAEKIMEYLELRNGAMPYHDKSMAEDIQERFGMSKGSFKRAMGRLMKEGKIYQEDNWTYKKEK, from the coding sequence ATGTCCTTGAACGAATATACAGGTCAGACTTTGGAGCTGACCGTAGCTAGAATTGTTGATTTCGGCTACTTTTTAACGGACGGAGAAGAGGATGTGCTGCTCCACTCCAATGATACAGACAGGACATTTGAAGAGGGAGACAAGGTAGAGGTTTTTCTATTTGTTGAATCCAGAGGAAGACTTGCAGCGACAACGACCATACCGAAAGTTCAGGTAGGCCACTATGAGTGGGTGCCTGTCGTTGATGTTAAGGAAGGTATCGGCATATTCCTTGATATCGGTATCAGTAAGGATGTTTTGCTAGGTGAGGAAGACTTGCCGGTTGTAAAATCAGTTTGGCCTCAAGAAGGGGACTTGCTTTATATCACGCTTCGAGTAAATCGCAACAATATGATTTATGCGCGAATGGCAACTGACCCTGTCATTCAGGAAATTTCCGTCAAGGCTACAAGAAGTGATTTTAACAAGAATGTCCATGGATATATATACCGGACAGCAAGGGTTGGCAGCTGGATGATCACTGCTGAAGGCTTTAAGGGATTCATCCACGAATCGCAGCGCCGGACTGAGCCGAGGATAGGCCAGAAGGTAGAGGGAAGGATCATTGATGTAAAACCGGATGGTTCTGTTAATATCTCGCTTTTGCCGCGTAAGCAGGAAGCATTGGATGAAGACGCTGAGAAGATCATGGAATATTTGGAGCTGCGTAATGGTGCAATGCCTTACCATGACAAGAGCATGGCTGAGGACATTCAGGAGCGTTTTGGCATGAGCAAAGGATCCTTCAAGCGGGCAATGGGAAGGCTTATGAAGGAAGGAAAGATCTATCAGGAAGACAACTGGACATATAAAAAAGAAAAATAG